In Rhizoctonia solani chromosome 7, complete sequence, one DNA window encodes the following:
- a CDS encoding Fungal Zn(2)-Cys(6) binuclear cluster domain, which translates to MMDVQPPLRPRPPTADLSRFDTAQSAESSKKVPIAPQPSKRKRDVRASADTSRAASPAQETPAPKKKKANRACFHCQKAHLTCDDARPCMRCVKRGIGDNCTEGHRKKAKYLLDDDELEELKRTKERSNTECQQTPSLPQTQVITGLSSTDEASSLLPGFSTPTDPLFNITFDPTYTFGSEAANLEYSILSAILNQPGGSPNSNPSLDPAALTNPSPTVANGTNGSPASLHPSEPWGGMPQTLGMHYAQAQAQLPQSGNGNNGPSAGSDSRSFVRTTESHPLPYNNSNGIQRQGSQLALPSPPASEPSTTGEIVKPRATSQVGTGSTNWAYSDGVKKYDYTEGYHFLMSYLHDRHFDKNDILRVVRALAIVRPSLIALQMPLADEDEVFVERCLQRSLAELDKLISFSGTPTVVWRRTGEICLVGLEFTMLTEWSRKELLGKRTFIYELFENQSTVEYWEQFAAHAFENSTRSVNLHCVLLKPNGAPVPCAFCFSIRRDLFDLPSLIIGKEIL; encoded by the exons ATGATGGATGTCCAACCCCCCCTCCGGCCCCGCCCACCTACTGCCGATCTATCCAGATTCGACACAGCTCAGTCGGCAGAGTCCTCGAAGAAAGTACCAATTGCTCCCCAACCCAGCAAACGCAAACGGGATGTTCGAGCCAGCGCTGACACATCTCGGGCCGCCTCTCCCGCCCAGGAGACCCCAGCgccaaagaagaaaaag GCCAACCGCGCATGTTTCCATTGCCAGAAGGCCCATCTCACTTGTGACGACG CTCGCCCGTGTATGCGCTGTGTGAAGCGAGGCATTGGCGACAACTGTACCGAAGGGCACCGAAAGAAGGCCAAGTATCTCCTCGATGATGATGAACTCG AAGAGTTAAAGCGTACTAAAGAACGCAGCAACACAGAGTGTCAACAAACACCTAGCCTCCCGCAAACCCAAGTCATAACGGGGCTTAGTTCCACCGACGAGGCCTCATCATTACTACCAG GTTTCTCTACACCAACAGATCCCCTTTTCAACATCACTTTCGATCCAACTTATACTTTTGGGTCTGAGGCAGCTAACCTCGAATATTCGATTCTTTCCGCGATTCTCAACCAGCCGGGCGGTTCACCGAATTCCAACCCTTCACTTGATCCCGCAGCGCTCACAAATCCTAGCCCGACTGTCGCCAACGGGACTAATGGTAGCCCTGCATCCTTACATCCTTCTGAACCATGGGGTGGCATGCCACAAACGCTTGGGATGCACTACGCACAGGCGCAAGCACAATTGCCCCAATCAGGAAACGGAAATAATGGCCCTTCGGCCGGGTCTGATTCGCGTTCGTTTGTTCGTACAACCGAGTCCCACCCTCTACCGTACAACAATAGCAATGGAATTCAAAGACAAGGTAGCCAGTTAGCTTTACCATCTCCACCTGCATCCGAACCTAGCACTACAGGCGAAATCGTCAAGCCCCGAGCAACAAGCCAAGTTGGGACAGGGAGTACAAATTGGGCGTATTCAGATGGAGTGAAAAAATATGACTATACTGAGGGATATCACTTCCTTATGTCATATCTACATGACCG CCACTTTGACAAAAACGACATCCTACGTGTCGTCCGGGCTTTAGCCATCGTGCGGCCTTCATTGATCGCCCTTCAAATGCCTCTAGCAGACGAAGATGAAGTGTTTGTCGAACGATGTTTACAACGGAGCTTGGCC GAACTTGATAAATTGATATCATTCAGTGGCACGCCAACCGTCGTCTGGCGTCGCACTGGCGAAATTTGTCTGGTGGGATTGGAATTCACCATGCTTACGGAGTGGAGTCGCAAAGAACTGTTAGGGAAGAGGACGTTCATCTATGAG TTGTTCGAGAACCAATCGACGGTCGAATACTGGGAACAATTCGCAGCACACGCATTCGAGAACAGTACTCGCTCAGTCAACTTGCACTGCGTTTTGCTAAAGCCTAACGGTGCCCCCGTTCCTTGTGCCTTTTGCTTCTCAATCCGGAGGGACTTGTTCGACTTGCCAAGTTTGATCATCGGTAAGGAGATTCTTTGA
- a CDS encoding allantoicase, with the protein MVNCIGVQGIIQTRLRADQGRAGEMEANGYSRSWGTVSRWPKLPRKTTKTCLERIPLDQFQDVFGATSTVEVRTPFRRAIYKALTYLPARVSHKGTFKPTGAVFDGWETRRHNSGHDWCIIRLGALRLHRRFDIDTAHFSGNEAPAASVQALFVDAREKPQADDARWEEILPKVDLGPSSRHLFRIPQTKEAYTHVKLNMYPDGGIARFRVYGLVAPIFPADVHAPLDLASVFSGARVVFTSDQHFGIGPNLLLPGRGKDMGDGWETRRSRTPGHKDWVIIRLGDSGILEQTEIDTAYFKGNFPESCVMHAICSNEAEARSSQRHFFQLENVTGRLYTHVKFTIYPDGGVKRVRIIGTRAVGTGTVGAAPGILTKASSGRNDLLTPQPTPLVSQEPSRSTTPVPSSSASASSSSRSMSDSGANAVVLGPTPPPEPETFSAGIPPPAPTPVAAEPSTPTLHAIAARAQTPPLTPELPPSLDTPSIPALPITPEAFKAYGSVIQAWSDTDAVPRGIRVTSANQGTAHKFHNLALVEQTYPPGAHARTGMSVYRATPPIREGEKAEPGKYWSVKLLERHSYTSQAFIPMGTAGGVRMTGFEEPLPKAGRAYLVIVALNGVDDKPDLSTLRAFVASTAQGISYNMGVWHHPMISLETAIDFCCVETQIGTPDNHLDCEIVETMDSRKRPLSPDGASSSSINSKKRAVTSGSAAASPRQRPNGDLVHDEPKDENLEAFRKEALYRRMRHYARELERTQATADEFEKRKNVCEAGMAAMEACWNQLLDTLRSLVRSEKLPPADERTRELFDLVRRSIDEEEREDDEEDDDDDDDSTDYQIALQDLAASSQSLIAQVAQLAPHSPPDTKDLRNKLHAAQTEANSLRSEVHLLRGRLADAQAESESLKNSLQVAENKLERAKSQTVQAVGSKSSQPNGSVTPSADVKEEPPVEVCHLFICSPYGIAIIKNESEWKSLAESRQQLIDEMNSNHQATLVELKQLKVAFAAPTEEMVLGSSAYKLMQEQLSHFKADVEEYKTRWNAARDELDNLKSNQRMMHEEALSKSQATIDELQSTLQKREADCLRLRESRDALTTELSMRRARDNERTNGVAQLKVLLDTRGERITVLMSEVRRLKAAIASRTGDQDLLRYVMGLDISSDPEQGMQVQPSYVADLQARLESAHARLQGIDHPGEAELELAKFHKAFGKWQDVFSDPVENIITAKEVELKVANAKCVELDAGLNDMFAEVDKLSVAWETLDKQNKLKVFDLLALEDKILKVTTEKAKADNKYFQVMKAKETQEAECKTMARNMARQTALIEKFNQSQNQMNAQLVAADKQAVLQKQLIQQLTDRVEEAAREIQAREIRLVTERARAAELEKQRNQADVAAIEARAMVGKAKEEVKKAQDEAKQASLVSTNAKGTSSVRELELQKENTKVMALLRCSTCVKNFRSHTLLKCMHTFCKDCIDARVTTRQRKCPACNLPFAAQDVQQIYFQ; encoded by the exons ATGGTCAATTGTATCGGCGTTCAAGGCATCATTCAGACCCGATTACGGGCCGATCAAGGCCGAGCTGGAGAAATGGAAGCCAACGGATATTCCCGATCATGGGGCACAGTTTCCAGGTGGCCAA AACTGCCACGAAAAACAACGAAAACATGTCTTGAGCGTATTCCCTTGGATCAGTTCCAAGATGTCTTTGGTGCTACGTCTACTG TCGAGGTCCGCACTCCATTTCGGCGTGCTATTTATAAAGCTTTAACATATCTGCCAGCCCGCGTGTCCCACAAAGGCACATTCAAGCCTACCGGTGCCGTTTTCGATGGCTGGGAGACCCGTCGTCACAACTCCGGTCACGATTGGTGCATTATTCGACTCGGCGCCCTCCGGCTACATCGTCGGTTTGATATCGATACTGCCCATTTTAGTGGAAACGAAGCCCCAGCGGCATCCGTACAAGCCTTATTCGTAGACGCACGAGAGAAACCTCAAGCAGATGACGCACGG TGGGAGGAGATTTTGCCCAAGGTCGATCTAGGCCCGTCATCTCGTCACTTGTTTCGTATCCCTCAAACGAAAGAGGCATACACACATGTCAAGTTGAACATGTACCCCGATGGAGGCATA GCGCGATTCAGGGTGTATGGTCTAGTAGCACCCATCTTCCCGGCTGATGTACATGCACCTTTGGACCTTGCGAGTGTGTTTTCGGGTGCCCGTGTCGTTTTTACGTCTGATCAGCACTTTGGCATTGGACCCAACTTGCTCTTGCCTGGACGAGGCAAGGATATGGGAGATGGATGGGAGACACGACGAAGCCGTACACCAGGTCACAAAGACTGGGTCATTATTCGTCT TGGCGATTCGGGTATTCTTGAGCAGACAGAAATAGACACGGCTTACTTCAAGGGTAACTTCCCCGAGAGCTGCGTTATGCATGCAATTTGCAGCAATGAG GCAGAAGCTCGGTCCTCACAGCGGCACTTTTTCCAACTTGAGAACGTCACCGGACGGCTTTACACACATGTCAAGTTTACGATCTATCCTG ATGGGGGTGTAAAGCGTGTACGTATTATCGGAACACGTGCGGTTGGAACAGGAACAGTTGGAGCTGCCCCTGGTATCCTTACCAAGGCATCGAGCGGACGTAATGATTTGCTTACGCCCCAGCCTACACCCCTGGTTTCCCAAGAGCCATCTCGTAGCACTACTCCTGTACCCTCATCATCCGCATCTGCATCTAGCTCGAGCCGAAGCATGAGTGATTCGGGCGCGAACGCTGTAGTGTTGGGTCCAACGCCTCCTCCGGAACCCGAGACGTTTTCGGCTGGAATCCCTCCTCCGGCGCCAACTCCGGTTGCTGCTGAGCCATCGACCCCGACGTTGCATGCTATTGCTGCACGGGCGCAAACGCCTCCATTGACACCTGAACTTCCCCCATCGTTGGATACCCCTAGCATTCCTGCATTGCCTATTACACCTGAAGCATTCAAGGCTTATGGATCGGTAATCCAAGCGTGGTCGGATACAGATGCTGTTCCCCGTGGAATTCGTGTAACCAGCGCGAACCAAGGAACCGCGCACAAGTTCCATAATCTTGCACTTGTTGAGCAAACTTACCCACCTGGGGCACACGCCCGCACTGGCATGAGTGTTTACCGTGCTACCCCGCCAATCCGAGAGGGCGAAAAGGCTGAACCTGGAAAGTATTGGAGCGTCAAATTGCTTGAGAGGCACTCGTATACATCCCAGGCGTTTATTCCGATGGGTACGGCAGGTGGTGTCAGGATGACTGGGTTTGAGGAGCCTTTGCCCAAAGCTGGTAGGGCTTACTTGGTCATTGTCGCGTTGAATGGAGTTG ATGACAAGCCGGACTTGTCGACGCTTCGTGCGTTCGTCGCATCAACTGCACAAGGCATTTCTTACAACATGGGTGTTTGGC ACCACCCCATGATCTCGTTGGAGACG GCCATTGATTTTTGTTGCGTTGAGACCCAGATTGGTACACCAGACAATCACCTAGATTGCGAGATTGTAGAG ACGATGGACTCGCGCAAACGGCCGCTTTCTCCCGACGGAGCCAGCTCGAGCTCGATCAACTCGAAGAAGCGCGCAGTCACTTCGGGCTCTGCTGCTGCCTCACCACGCCAACGGCCCAATGGCGATCTCGTCCACGACGAGCCCAAGGACGAGAACCTCGAG GCATTCCGCAAGGAGGCACTCTACCGACGAATGCGGCACTATGCTCGCGAGCTTGAGCGAACACAGGCTACCGCTGACGAATTTGAGAAGCGCAAGAACGTATGCGAGGCCGGTATGGCAGCAATGGAAGCTTGCTGGAACCAG CTACTAGACACACTGCGCTCTCTCGTTCGTTCTGAGAAACTTCCCCCTGCAGATGAGCGTACACGAG AGCTATTTGATCTTGTGCGCAGGTCGATAGACGAAGAAGAGCGGGaagatgatgaggaagatgacgatgacgacgacgattCTACCGACTACCAGATCGCGCTACAGGATCTAGCTGCCAGTTCACAATCCCTCATAGCGCAGGTTGCACAACTAGCGCCTCACTCACCACCGGATACCAAAGATCTGCGCAACAAACTTCACGCTGCACAAACTGAG GCAAATTCACTGCGATCGGAAGTACATCTGCTTCGTGGACGCCTCGCGGATGCCCAAGCAGAGTCCGAGTCCTTGAAGAATAGTCTCCAAGTTGCCGAAAATAAGTTGGAACGTGCAAAGAGTCAGACGGTACAGGCTGTGGGCAGCAAATCCTCACAACCAAACGGTTCGGTGACGCCATCTGCagacgtcaaggaggagcCCCCTGTCGAGGTGT GCCACCTCTTCATCTGCAGTCCCTACGGTATTGCAATCATCAAGAATGAAAGCGAATGGAAATCGCTGGCAGAGTCACGGCAACAGCTCATCGATGAGATGAATAGCAACCACCAGGCAACGTTGGTAGAACTCAAGCAACTAAAAGTGGCA TTTGCTGCGCCCACCGAGGAGATGGTTTTGGGCAGCTCAGCTTATAAGCTGATGCAGGAACAGCTAAGCCATTTCAAAGCGGATGTGGAGGAATACAAGACGCGATGGAATGCTGCCAGAGATGAGTTGGATAATCTCAAGTCGAACCAGCGGATGATGCACGAGGAGGCGCTT AGCAAATCCCAAGCGACTATTGACGAATTACAAAGTACTCTCCAGAAGCGAGAGGCAGATTGCCTACGGCTTCGCGAGTCGCGAGACGCTTTGACCACTGAACTCTCAATGCGACGTGCCCGGGATAACGAGCGAACAAATGGCGTGGCGCAACTCAAAGTCCTATTAGATACCCGAGGC GAACGCATAACTGTATTGATGTCAGAGGTCCGCCGATTGAAGGCTGCTATTGCCTCGCGAACAGGGGACCAAGACCTATTGCGATATGTCATGGGACTTGATATCAGTTCAGATCCCGAGCAAGGGATGCAGGTGCAGCCTTCGTACGTGGCCGATCTCCAAGCCCGGCTCGA GTCTGCCCATGCGCGATTACAGGGGATCGATCATCCAGGAGAGGCGGAGCTCGAGTTGGCCAAGTTCCACAAGGCGTTTGGAAAATGGCAGGATGTATTTTCGGATCCAGTGGAGAATATCATCACCGCCAAGGAGGTCGAACTCAAGGTTGCGAATGCCAAATGTGTGGAACTTGATGCT GGATTGAACGACATGTTTGCCGAGGTTGATAAGCTCAGTGTTGCTTGGGAGACTCTCGACAAGCAGAACAAACTCAAAGTGTTTGATTTGCTTGCGTTGGAGGACAAGATACTCAAGGTCACAACCGAG AAAGCCAAGGCGGACAATAAGTATTTCCAGGTCatgaaggccaaggaaacgCAGGAAGCCGAGTGCAAGACCATGGCCAGGAACATGGCCCGACAGACGGCGCTCATCGAGAAGTTTAACCAGAGCCAGAATCAGATGAATGCTCAATTG GTAGCGGCAGATAAACAGGCTGTACTCCAAAAACAGCTTATCCAGCAACTAACAGACCGAGTTGAAGAAGCTGCCCGGGAGATTCAAGCCCGGGAGATCAGACTCGTCACTGAGCGGGCCAGAGCAGCCGAG CTGGAGAAACAACGGAACCAGGCTGATGTGGCCGCTATCGAGGCACGAGCAATGGTAGGCAAGGCCAAGGAAGAGGTGAAAAAGGCGCAGGATGAGGCGAAGCAGGCGAGCCTGGTTTCAACCAACGCCAAAGGGACCTCGAGCGTGCGCGAACTAGAGCTCCAAAAGGAGAATACCAAAGTCATGGCTTTGCTGCGCTGTTCGACATGCGTCAAGAATTTCAGGTCACATACATTGCTCAAGTGCATGCACA CGTTTTGCAAGGA CTGTATAGATGCGCGCGTGACGACACGGCAACGAAAGTGCCCGGCTTGCAACTTGCCGTTTGCAGCACAGGATGTACAGCAGATTTATTTCCAATGA
- a CDS encoding peroxisomal targeting signal 1 receptor, which yields MALPMLMNGGAECGPSNALQGFSKQFDQDRGAAHDRIDTRPGQSGSTFRTRPTGAAANPLEQDAMRFLVLGRTRPWGCVAEAGRPSCCCSAAATAPSGWAADFARAGAGASGGMGVEAGMSMGGEWALQMPMQAQGMQGLERGAISPPAQMQQMGGIQHHMAYGPTMMNTVARNTTWTSDMRTDPESQIVFPDIQPQTTVEPTHAEPTPSTSTAGERSELAETARQLIEALQHETRPKFKNSQFMGLMRQLRDGEVVVQDGDMVPASEARPAEPTALDKGKGKAVEGGAGWANEYSTPGLQRRKSVHFESGSDQAQITEQDDAFDNADVFYDIYNRERQASSVADPQKDEWAQLQSDWDSFEATASGIKPVHPRRYQFQKNNPYLNETRMHAMHKHGAGLQQNRHGSQSVLEHEAIVQRDPTNAQAWLALGVKQQENEREQHAIDALREAVLQDPSCMPAYLALAVSYANEGDRVSVHRAIGDWMTGRGAKVRKVGGLGELGVMEGVASVDEVHNEYISGLLNMARQSSDEIDADIQIALGILLNTMEDYSKAQDCFRTALAVRPDDWLLFNRVGATLANSGGPEEALAFYYKALELNPGYIRARYNLGISRYEEAAQHLVDALVLQESEGLNNERGVTSGSLWDTLRSTCLNLQRVDLAVVCETRDLQKFIDSFHRAEA from the exons ATGGCTCTACCGATGCTCATGAATGGGGGCGCAGAGTGCGGCCCGTCGAATGCGCTACAGGGGTTTTCGAAGCAATTCGACCAAGATCGAGGTGCGGCACAC GATAGAATAGATACCAGGCCAGGCCAGTCGGGTTCG ACTTTCCGCACTCGGCCCACGGGTGCTGCGGCCAATCCACTCGAACAAGATGCGATGCGATTTTTGGTGCTGGGCCGAACACGTCCTTGG GGGTGCGTTGCCGAGGCTGGGAGGCCCTCCTGTTGCTGCTCCGCTGCTGCTACTGCTCCAAGTGGCTGGGCCGCCGATTTCGCTCgtgctggtgctggtgctaGCGGAGGGATGGGTGTAGAGGCGGGTATGAGTATGGGTGGAGAGTGGGCGCTGCAGATGCCGATGCAGGCTCAGGGGATGCAAGGTCTGGAGCGAG GAGCCATATCGCCGCCTGCGCAAATGCAACAAATGGGCG GTATTCAACACCATATGGCATATGGGCCAACCATGATGAACACAGTCGCTCGTAATACTACTTGGACCTCGGACATGCGAACAGATCCCGAATCTCAAATCGTGTTTCCCGACATTCAACCCCAAACGACAGTTGAGCCCACCCATGCCGAACCAACACCATCCACCTCGACCGCCGGAGAACGCTCGGAGCTCGCAGAGACGGCACGCCAGTTGATCGAGGCGCTCCAGCACGAAACTAGACCCAAATTCAAGAACTCACAGTTTATGGGTCTTATGCGCCAGCTCCGAGACGGGGAGGTGGTCGTGCAAGATGGAGACATGGTTCCTGCGTCCGAAGCACGTCCAGCCGAACCTACCGCATTGGACAAGGGAAAGGGGAAAGCCGTGGAGGGAGGTGCGGGCTGGGCAAATGAATACTCGACTCCTGGGTTGCAGCGACGCAAATCTGTGCATTTCGAATCGGGCTCTGACCAGGCTCAAATCACGGAGCAAGACGACGCATTCGACAATGCTGATGTATTCTACGATATTTACAATCGAGAACGTCAAGCTTCGAGTGTCGCTGATCCGCAAAAGGATGAATGGGCTCAACTTCAGTCCGATTGGGACTCGTTCGAAGCGACTGCGAGTGGAATCAAGCCGGTCCACCCGCGAAGGTATCAGTTCCAGAAGAATAACCCATATTTGAATGAGACGAGAATGCATGCGATGCACAAGCATGGGGCCGGACTTCAACAG AACCGCCATGGCTCCCAGAGCGTACTCGAACATGAAGCGATCGTTCAACGAGATCCGACGAATGCACAAGCGTGGCTTGCACTCGGCGTAAAGCAGCAAGAAAACGAGAGAGAACAACACGCGATCGATGCGCTTCGAGAGGCTGTATTGCAAGATCCTTCATGTATGCCTGCATACTTGGCACTGGCGGTTTCCTATGCAAACGAAGGTGATCGGGTATCAGTCCATCGTGCGATTGGAGACTGGATGACAGGGCGAGGCGCTAAAGTGCGCAAGGTGGGGGGATTGGGAGAATTGGGTGTGATGGAAGGCGTCGCTTCGGTAGACGAAGTCCACAATGAATATATCTCGGGGCTCTTGAATATGGCGAGGCAGTCCTCGGACGAGATTGATGCGGATATTCAGATTGCGCTGGGGATCTTGCTCAATACTATGGAg GACTATTCCAAGGCGCAAGATTGTTTTAGAACCGCACTTGCTGTGCGGCCTGAT GACTGGCTCTTGTTCAACCGTGTAGGCGCAACTTTGGCTAACAGTGGGGGCCCAGAAGAAGCTTTGGCATTCTACTACAAGGCCCTTGAGCTCAACCCCGGATACATCCGCGCTCGATACAACTTGGGAATTTCT CGTTACGAAGAGGCTGCACAGCACCTTGTGGATGCACTTGTCCTGCAAGAGAGCGAGGGTCTAAATAATGAGCGAGGTGTGACCTCGGGTTCACTCTGGGACACGTTGCGTTCAACTTGTTTGAACCTGCAGCGAGTGGACTTGGCCGTTGTTTGTGAGACAAGGGACTTGCAGA AATTCATCGATAGCTTCCACCGGGCGGAGGCATAA
- a CDS encoding transcription factor TFIIH complex subunit Tfb4: MEAPESTPPAHLILILDISPVQWQLSASSTANGGQGMDLSTFLSQVLVFVNCHLGCRQENSAAILGAFPGRSLTLYPAPASTQSNTGLGPESESNTYHGFRSVDDVLMERIQSELASMSESDTQKPIALVPSLTQALCQINRISAPQQKLASEKAAASSASITDSRILILSVSPDASTPYIPFMNCIFSAQKLRVPIDVCRVFGPDTIFLQQASYLTRGCYLNLDSGSSLLQSLTMCFLPSASLRNTIELPSQGKVDFRASCFCHKEVVDMGYVCSVCLSIFCKPVVVCATCKIKFPIASYKKMLSATAITKLSGAKPKA, encoded by the exons ATGGAGGCTCCTGAGTCCACACCTCCCGCACACTTGATTCTGATTCTCGATATTTCACCTGTTCAATGGCAGCTCTCCGCGTCATCAACCGCGAATGGTGGACAAGGGATGGACTTGTCGACATTCCTATCCCAAGTTTTGGTTTTTGTTAATTGTCATTTGGGATGTAGACAAGAGAACAGCGcagccatacttggtgcctTTCCAGGGCGCAG CTTGACCTTGTACCCGGCACCTGCAAGTACCCAATCAAACACCGGTCTCGGACCCGAGTCAGAGTCGAATACTTATCACGGGTTCCGGTCAGTTGACGATGTGTTAATGGAGAGGATACAGTCGGAATTGGCTTCTATGTCCGAGTCTGATACACAAA AGCCGATCGCACTTGTTCCCTCGTTGACTCAGGCTCTATGTC AAATCAACAGAATATCCGCGCCCCAACAAAAACTCGCAAGCGAAAAGGCGGCAGCATCGTCAGCCTCCATTACAGACTCCCGCATCCTGATATTGTCTGTGTCGCCAGATGCTTCGACACCATATATCCCATTCATGAACTGCATCTTCTCGGCGCAAAAATTG CGAGTTCCAATCGATGTTTGCAGAGTCTTTGGCCCCGACACTATATTCTTACAACAAGCTTCATATCTAACCAGGGGGTGTTATCTCAACCTGGATAGCGGATCTTCTCTGCTACAGTCTTTGACG ATGTGTTTTCTCCCATCGGCATCGCTCCGAAATACTATCGAGCTCCCAAGCCAGGGCAAAGTCGACTTTCGCGCGTCATGTTTCTGTCACAAAGAAGTTGTAGACATGGGTTACGTTTGCTCTGTATGCCTATCAA TTTTTTGCAAGCCAGTAGTCGTGTGTGCGACGTGCAA GATCAAATTCCCGATAGCATCCTACAAAAAGATGCTGAGTGCAACTGCCATTACAAAGTTGAGCGGTGCAAAGCCCAAGGCGTGA
- a CDS encoding translation initiation factor eIF-2B beta subunit yields MTIENLLTSLRTDGDKITIIDQLLLPHQEKWIEVDSIEAAYDAIKSMKIRGAPAIASLAALSLASHLSIALKSDPQPAFLASPNALRDHVLPQLSYLYSSRPTAVNLGAATRRLQNTLQAGLDAGHSAEDIANALVKEGRAVADEDFGRNREMSKHGAEWLVERVKAEGGEASGLNVMTVCNTGSLATSGYGTALGLITHLFEQGQLGKAYFTQTAPYHQGTRLTAMELVTIGAPTIHAVAVGADRVARNGDTANKVGTYNAAVIAARHNIPFIVVAPVSTIDLDTPDGSKIPIEQRPGVEACLVRGAVYPPSSSASEPELTQVLLTPPALNHTTSVYNPAFDVTPAGSSPP; encoded by the exons ATGACAATCGAAAATCTACTTACATCCCTCCGCACGGATGGCGACAAGATTACCATTATAGACCAGCTACTTCTTCCACACCAAGAAAAATGGATCGAGGTCGACTCAATCGAGGCTGCATATGATGCGATCAAGTCGATGAAG ATACGAGGTGCACCTGCAATTGCATCCCTTGCCGCTCTTTCGCTTGCGTCCCATCTATCTATTGCCCTCAAGTCCGACCCTCAACCCGCATTCCTAGCGTCACCAAACGCGCTCCGAGACCATGTTCTCCCCCAACTCAGCTATCTCTATTCATCCCGTCCTACTGCAGTAAACCTTGGTGCTGCTACTCGCCGACTACAAAATACTCTGCAAGCTGGCCTTGATGCCGGTCACAGCGCCGAGGATATTGCCAATGCCTTGGTCAAGGAAGGGCGCGCTGTGGCGGACGAGGATTTTGGAAGAAACCGGGAAATGTCAAAACACGGCGCAGAGTGGCTCGTAGAGCGTGTAAAAGCGGAAGGCGGAGAAGCATCTGGTCTCAACGTCATGACGGTGTGCAATACTGGGAGCTTGGCAACCTCG GGATATGGTACTGCTCTTGGCCTCATCACCCATCTATTTGAGCAAGGACAGTTGGGGAAAGCCTACTTTACTCAGACTGCGCCTTACCATCAGGGCACTCGTCTTACGGCCATGGAACTCGTAACGATTGGAGCCCCT ACTATTCACGCAGTAG CTGTAGGCGCAGACCGAGTTGCTCGCAATGGAGACACCGCGAACAAAGTTGGCACTTATAATGCTGCGGTCATAGCCGCAAGACACAATATTCCGTTCATTGTGGTTGCACCTGTGAGCACCATAGATCTGGATACACCCGACGGCTCCAA GATACCTATTGAACAACGGCCGGGCGTAGAGGCTTGCCTGGTTCGCGGGGCCGTTTACCCTCCATCAAGCTCTGCATCGGAGCCCGAACTGACCCAG GTTCTCCTGACTCCACCTGCTTTGAATCACACGACATCAGTTTACAACCCGGCATTTGACGTCACACCGGCAGGCTCATCACCGCCATAG
- a CDS encoding methyltransferase domain protein, with protein MPRISRLVANLARSLGSRQQALREFRWIKESTGSHSDSSQGLLADRLLKRTRGWPLQYILGTQPFGSIEILTRPPTLIPRPETEYWTLRLAQTLRSHKFEDRPLRVLDLCTGTACIPLLLCDSLPPRTISALGVDNSLSAVELANENISNCGFNKSGGNTVHVWHSDIFAQDFVRSLKQHVKVWEPFDVLTSNPPYIPRQEYDKLSHTVRLFEDPLALLGEVPPSAGGLCYRLEHDKLGLSFYTRIISLIQSQNLVRPGGHIALEVGEGQARLVEEMILPFVTQIRVWTDPWGIERVVYARM; from the exons ATGCCACGCATATCTAGACTGGTAGCGAATCTCGCACGTTCCCTTGGCTCTCGCCAACAAGCACTTAGAGAGTTCCGTTGGATCAAGGAATCCACCGGCAGCCATTCGGACTCGAGCCAAGGTTTGTTGGCCGATAGACTACTCAAACGCACTCGAGGATGGCCCCTGCAATACATTCTGG GTACACAACCATTTGGCTCGATTGAAATACTCACACGTCCTCCAACATTGATACCGC GCCCTGAGACTGAGTATTGGACGCTGCGTCTTGCCCAAACCTTACGAAGCCACAAATTTGAGGACCGTCCACTTCGAGTGCTCGACCTCTGTACCGGCACCGCATGCATTCCGCTTCTATTGTGCGATTCACTCCCACCCCGTACTATCTCTGCTCTTGGAGTCGATAATAGCCTGTCGGCCGTCGAGTTGGCTAATGAAAATATATCCAATTGTGGCTTCAATAAATCTGGTGGGAACACGGTGCATGTGTGGCACTCAGATATCTTTGCACAAGATTTTGTGCGTTCATTGAAACAACATGTCAAAGTTTGGGAGCCCTTTGACGTCTTAACTTCCAATCCTCCCTATATCCCACGCCAGGAATATGACAAGCTTTCTCACACTGTACGGTTATTCGAAGATCCCTTGGCTTTGCTTGGTGAAGTGCCACCGTCTGCAG GTGGTTTGTGCTATCGACTAGAGCATGATAAATTAGGCTTGTCGTTCTACACACGCATCATATCACTTATTCAAAGTCAAAATCTTGTTCGACCCGGTGGCCATATCGCGCTAGAAGTAGGAGAAGGACAGGCTCGATTGGTAGAAGAAATGATTCTTCCGTTTGTAACGCAGATCCGAGTATGGACTGATCCATGGGGTATTGAGCGGGTAGTGTATGCGCGTATGTGA